From a region of the Coffea arabica cultivar ET-39 chromosome 3e, Coffea Arabica ET-39 HiFi, whole genome shotgun sequence genome:
- the LOC140038369 gene encoding uncharacterized protein, translating into MKQFTDKHRIDRSFAEGDWVYLKLQPYRQTTVALRRNLKLAAKYYGPYQVEKKIGSVAYRLKLPQGAAIHPVFHVSLLKPTSKGAPISNELPQVSEEGFYTTAPTAVLDRRMIDRAGQQVEQVLICWKNMNEEDATWEDLTVIQSQFPSFNPRD; encoded by the coding sequence ATGAAGCAGTTTACAGATAAACATAGAATAGATAGGTCCTTTGCTGAGGGTGATTGGGTGTATCTCAAGTTGCAGCCGTATAGACAGACTACGGTAGCACTAAGGAGAAACTTGAAGCTGGCAGCCAAGTATTATGGGCCATATCAGGTGGAAAAGAAGATTGGGTCAGTTGCTTATAGGCTCAAGCTTCCACAGGGTGCTGCTATTCACCCTGTTTTCCATGTTTCACTCTTGAAACCAACGTCTAAGGGAGCTCCTATCAGCAATGAATTGCCACAAGTATCGGAGGAAGGGTTCTACACTACTGCTCCCACTGCAGTCTTGGACAGAAGAATGATAGACAGGGCTGGTCAGCAGGTGGAGCAGGTCTTAATTTGTTGGAAGAACATGAATGAGGAGGATGCTACCTGGGAAGATTTGACTGTTATACAAAGCCAATTCCCATCCTTCAATCCTAGAGACTAG